Proteins from one Naumovozyma castellii chromosome 3, complete genome genomic window:
- the NCAS0C03410 gene encoding uncharacterized protein (ancestral locus Anc_8.299), with the protein MASPAILESKQLKQDTTINIQNSENENIYLPTDTVYQIKVGQTLFQVTGSSLNSDAPNFFTRYFSGNSAKDPLFIDRDADIFQLILKHLQGYFLDIKDEYQYTMLFTDTIFYDLPRLRTTLRESEYYFTNVGGESFKIHKNLFKRDGDSQNYFQVVLDLFYKEVEQRIENKNLFQSPLPPSYVPRSPEFFKDLLALLGGAILELTDERRNSLVKECRYYRFLHLEQKFLKTHIVYNPLSTSEEIVLPLKDLQRRGLRFHSANNPTSTTSSSLNQCLENVGNRTNCSTSDTDEPAMKKLKTNNSSCQSDNSSCKKIKPWALVSYKRPYVDEFSRDLIFQMDSTECTLTFNKQNKMIHVDLVGDLAKTFEDVFATPLLTKSNQNIKLSQFKVEATTMKKTSDSQEKPTKTTHLILPACISICDLQVNGIKCPNICSLINDTRYNENVIDFRDKNDIKYSPGVKLYLTKSLWKLGVKDGQMILIAIKAESFSGIKEYNKLIQFI; encoded by the coding sequence ATGGCATCACCAGCTATATTAGAATCCAAACAACTAAAACAAGATACTACaatcaatattcaaaactccgaaaatgaaaacattTACCTCCCTACAGACACCGTATACCAAATAAAAGTTGGACAAACACTCTTTCAAGTCACAGGATCCTCTTTAAATTCCGATGCCcccaatttcttcaccaGATACTTCAGTGGAAATTCAGCAAAAGACCCATTATTCATCGATAGAGACGCTGACATCTTCCAgttgatattgaaacatttacaAGGTTACTTCCTCGACATCAAGGACGAGTACCAATACACGATGTTATTTACAGATACCATCTTTTACGATCTACCCAGATTGAGAACTACTTTAAGGGAAAGTGAGTATTATTTCACCAATGTAGGCGGGGAATCCTTCAAGATTCATAAAAATTTGTTCAAGCGTGATGGTGATTCacaaaattatttccaAGTCGTATTGGACCTTTTCTACAAAGAAGTGGAACAGcgaattgaaaataaaaatttattccaaTCTCCATTACCACCTTCATATGTACCCAGATCACCGgaattctttaaagatCTTTTGGCTTTATTGGGTGGAGCCATTTTAGAACTCACGGATGAAAGGAGAAATTCATTAGTGAAAGAATGTCGTTATTATAGATTCTTACATTTGGAACagaaatttttgaaaactCATATCGTTTATAACCCACTATCCACATCTGAAGAAATTGTCTTACCGTTAAAGGATCTACAAAGGAGAGGGTTAAGATTCCATAGTGCAAATAATCCAACTTCCACtacatcatcatctttaaatCAATGTTTGGAAAATGTGGGTAATAGAACTAATTGTAGTACCAGTGATACAGATGAACCTGCcatgaaaaaattaaagacaAATAATAGTAGTTGTCAATCTGATAACTCTTCATGTAAGAAGATTAAACCTTGGGCATTAGTGAGTTACAAGAGACCCTACGTGGATGAATTTTCTCGTGATTTGATCTTTCAAATGGATTCCACGGAATGTACACTAACGTTCAACAAGCAAAACAAAATGATTCATGTGGACTTGGTAGGAGATTTAGCaaaaacttttgaagaCGTCTTTGCCACACCACTACtaacaaaatcaaatcaaaatataaaattatCTCAATTTAAAGTGGAAGCCACTACCATGAAGAAGACATCGGATTCACAGGAAAAGCCAACAAAGACTACTCATTTAATACTACCGGCATGCATCTCCATTTGCGATTTGCAAGTCAATGGTATTAAATGTCCCAATATTTGCTCTTTGATTAATGACACAAGgtataatgaaaatgtcATCGATTTTAGAGATAAGaatgatattaaatattcacCAGGTGTGAAACTTTACTTAACCAAATCATTATGGAAATTGGGTGTCAAGGATGGtcaaatgattttgattGCCATAAAGGCAGAATCATTTTCAGGAATCAAGGAATACAATAAGTTGATTCAATTTATATAA
- the REX3 gene encoding RNA exonuclease (ancestral locus Anc_8.296) gives MTVRPVSLANSPAGFHDRHKILEKLCTTLIKCKPRAQVDKVQKLAVELESRVARRSNSSQSYRFNMSILLRDVMKFRGDLSKIVIAGKPLVGTSNQSKREHAHLNLSKNEVMEKLKTLILDKRALKANGFAIAEEDQEAAIETEEKSLEYVLCSRCSTKFRREDVMEKTLCKYHPSKKIYNRETKIHEYPCCGENTTSTSILRLGCQQFHFHVFRDETIENLRSNWKFIHTSDAKGDVNVLALDCEMAFTSLGYEMVRLTIVDFFTVKTVFDEFVKPLGKIVDLNSKFSGVHAKDMENALTFEAVMEKILTPHLINGNSILIGHGLENDLNVMRIVHDKVIDTAVMHSKGKFKMSLKNLSFELLSRKIQSGEHDSSEDAIASMDIVKAKIGMSLTQVDWN, from the coding sequence ATGACCGTACGTCCTGTTTCTCTGGCTAACTCACCGGCTGGGTTCCATGATAGACATAAGATTCTAGAAAAGTTATGCACAACTTTGATTAAATGCAAACCGAGGGCCCAAGTTGATAAAGTTCAAAAATTGGCTGTTGAACTTGAATCTCGTGTTGCTAGAAGGAGCAATAGTAGCCAATCATATAGGTTCAATATGAGTATATTGCTACGTGATGTGATGAAGTTTAGGGGCGATTTATCTAAAATTGTCATTGCCGGAAAGCCTCTTGTAGGTACTAGTAATCAATCCAAAAGAGAGCATGCTCATCTAAATTTGAGTAAAAATGAAGTGatggaaaaattgaagactTTAATCTTGGATAAGAGGGCCCTGAAGGCCAATGGGTTCGCTATTGCTGAGGAGGACCAGGAAGCTGCTATTGAAACAGAGGAGAAAAGTTTGGAATATGTATTGTGTTCTAGATGCAGTACGAAATTCAGACGGGAAGATGTCATGGAGAAAACTTTGTGTAAATATCATCCATCAAAAAAAATCTACAATAGAGAGACGAAAATTCATGAATATCCTTGTTGTGGAGAAAATACCACATCTACCTCCATTCTTCGACTTGGTTGTCAACAATTCCATTTCCATGTATTTCGAGATGAAACTATTGAGAATTTACGATCgaattggaaatttatACATACCTCCGATGCGAAGGGAGACGTGAATGTCTTAGCTTTAGATTGCGAAATGGCATTTACATCCTTAGGTTATGAAATGGTTCGTTTAACTATAGTGGATTTTTTCACTGTAAAGACTGTATTTGATGAGTTTGTCAAACCATTGGGTAAGAttgttgatttgaattCTAAATTTAGTGGGGTACACGCAAAAGACATGGAAAATGCTCTGACATTTGAAGCTGTGATGGAGAAGATATTGACACCGCATCTGATTAATGGAAATAGTATATTGATCGGACATGGGTTGGAGAATGATTTGAATGTCATGCGGATAGTTCATGATAAAGTTATTGATACTGCGGTGATGCATTCAAAGGGCAAATTCAAGATGTCCTTGAAAAACCTGTCATTTGAACTTTTAAGTAGAAAGATTCAATCTGGGGAACACGATAGTTCAGAAGATGCCATTGCTTCGATGGATATAGTGAAGGCAAAAATTGGCATGTCATTGACTCAGGTGGATTGGAATTGA